From the genome of Streptomyces sp. JH34:
GAAGACGGCGTGCCGTACGGAGTTCTGCACGACCGCCCGGCCGGCGTCCTGCACCGACGCGAGGACGGGCAGGGCCGCCTCCCCGGCCGGCTGGTCCCCCTGCGTACCGGAGCCGGTCACCCGGCCGACCGGCCGCATCCCGTACCGCCGGTGTTCCTGCAGCACCGCGACGACCCGGTCGGCGACCGGGCCGTCGCCGACCACCAGGGCGGACCGAGGGCTGCGCCCGGCCGACCAGAGCCGGGACCGGTGGACCAGGGCGCGGGCACCGCAGCCCACCAGGATCTGGAGACCGGCCGCGCAGCCGAGGGCCGTCCACCCGGCGGCATTCCGCGGGTCGTGCAGGGTCACCGCCTCGGCGACGACGTACCACTGCACGACGGCCAGCCAGGCCAGCGCGGGCAGTTCCGCCAGAGCGGACGGGGAGAGACCCGGCCGGTAGAGACCCCGGTAGGCGTGCAGGAGCAGCTGGACGGCGGCCTGCACGAGGACGACGGCCGTCGGCCACATCCCCGGCGCGACCAGGGCCGCGGCCGCGCCGAGCGCGAGGGCGTCGGCGGCCATGAGAGCCGCCGGTGCGCGTCGTCGTGGCGCGCGTACCGCGGGCCGTGGTGCCGTGGCGTCCTTCCCGCCGCTGCGCGGCGGCCGGATCGCGGAAGCCGCACGCCGCACGGCCGTCGCCTGGGCGGCCCGGGGGACAGGTGCACTCTCCGTCGTCATCGCTCGGTGCGCCTCCTCGTCGTTGAGCGGGACTGGCCGACAAGTTCCTCGTAGAGATTCAGGACCGCGCCCGCGGTCCTCGACACGTCGAAGACCGCCCGGGTGCGGCTCTGCGCCGTGCTGCCCAGCTCCGCCCGCAGCACCGGATCGCCCAGCAGCGCGGTCAGCGCCGCCGCGAGGGCCGGTGGGTCGTCGGGCGGCACGAGGCAGTGGGACAGCTGTCCGGGCGGCAGGCTCTCCCTGGCCCCGTCGACGTCGGTCAGCAGGACGGGGGTGCCGCAGGCCATGGCTTCGAGGGGAGCCAGGGCCATCCCCTCCCAGCGAGAGGGGAGCACCAGCAGATCCGCCGCGTGGATCCAGGGCCGCACATCCGTGGCGGCCCCCGCGAACAGCACGCCGGGAGGCGCGGTGCGCCGCAGCTCGTCCCCGTGCGGTCCGTCACCGACCAGGACCAGCCGCGCACCTGTGACCGCTGCCGTCCGCCAGGCCCGCAGCAGCACGTCCTGGCCCTTCTGCCGGCTCAGGCGTCCCACACACACGACGAGCGGTACGTCCGCCGGAATCCCTTCGAGGAGGGGGAGGGAGGACCGGGCCGACATGCCGGCGTCCTCGCCGCCGGGGCGGAAGCGGCCGAGGTCGATGCCGTTGTGGATCACCGACCAGCGCGCCGTGATGCCCGCGCGCTGTCCGGCCCCGCGCTCGGACTCGCTGACACAGAGGATGCGGTCGCTCCACCGCGCCCCGAAACGCTCCCACGCCGCGGCCAGCCGTGCGGCCCGGCCCTCCAGAGCCTCGAACGACCAGGCGTGCGGCTGGAAGACCGTCGGAACCCGCCCGCGTACGGCCAGACGTCCGGCGAGCCCGGCCTTGGCACTGTGGGCGTGGACCACATCGGGAGCACACGCGCGGATCAGCCGGTCCGCGGTGACGACCTCCCGTCCCAGCCCGGGGCCCGGGGCCCGTTCGGCAGGCCAGGCACGCACCCGGGCCCCGGCCGTGGAGGCCCCGGCGGCGAGCGCCCCGTCCGGCGGGCAGGCGACGACGGGACGGAGCCCTGCCCGTACCTGCGCCGCGACCAGGTCGGTCACGACCCGCGCGACGCCGCCCTCCACCGGCTGGACCAGGTGAAGGACTGTCAGCCGACTTCTGTCGGTGCAACTCTTCTGCAGCACGCACGGCTCTCTTTCACATGCCCCCGAAGAGCCGGTTCGGTTGAACACCGGCGGCAAGGAATATGGCGGTGGAGACCGAATGAGTGGAACGGAAACCGAAACGCACTGTTGCAGAACGTACGTGGGAATACACGCAGACTCGCGCTCGTGTCCACGTGGATTGACCGTGGACAGGCTGCCGACCACCGGTTCCTCGAATCGTGCGGCGTGTCAGGCGGCCATGTCTTCCTTTGTCCGCGGCGGTGCCGCATGATGACCGGGCCGTATGCCTCTGTGTATCCCCGGACCCCCGGATGCGCCGAACGGTAATGTGCCGAATTCGCCGCCGAGTTGAGCGGACGAATTCAGGCCCGGGGTGTTCCTGTCGTCCTGGCGGCATTTTCCGGGCCCCTCCGTCGTCCCGCACGCCTGCGCGTGAACCGGCCAACCACGCCGGAACGGCCGTGGTGTCCGCCGCGCGCCGGATCCACTGAGGGCCGGGCCGTGTACCCGCGCACGGGCCGAAGGGGCAGTATCGGGTACGACTCGTGATGATCGTCCGCCCCGTGGCGGTCCGCGAACGGCCGATGAGGACAGAGGAGAAACGATGGTTCACGAACGGGCCGGTCAGCCGGCGCAGCCCGGAGACCTGGTGGATGTGGCACGGTTGGTGACGGCCTACTACACCGTTCACCCCGACCCGGCAGAGCCCGGCCAGCGTGTGGCCTTCGGGACCTCGGGGCACCGTGGATCGGCGCTCGCGGCGGCGTTCAACGAGGACCACATCGCCGCCACCACCCAGGCGATCTGCGACTACCGGGAGCGCCAGGGTACCGACGGACCGCTGTTCCTCGGCGCCGACACCCACGCACTGTCCGAGCCCGCCCGGATCACGGCGGTGGAGGTGCTGGCCGCCAACGGCGCGACCGTCCTGATCGACAGCGACGACGGCTACACCCCCACGCCGGCCGTCTCGCACGCGATCCTGACGTACAACCGTGACCGCACGGGCGGCCTCGCCGACGGCATCGTCGTCACCCCTTCGCACAACCCGCCCGCCGACGGCGGGTTCAAGTACAACCCGCCGCACGGCGGCCCTGCCGGGTCGGACGCCACCTCCTGGATCCAGGACCGGGCGAACGCCCTGATCGAGGGAGGGCTGAAGGAGGTCCGGAGGATCCCCTACGCCCGGGCGCTCGCCGCGGACACCACCGGACGGCACGACTTCCTGACCGGCTACGTCGACGACCTTCCGGCGGTCCTGGACCTGGACGCCGTACGCGACGCCGGCATCCGGATCGGTGCCGACCCGCTCGGCGGCGCCTCGGTCGCCTACTGGGGGCGCATCGCCGAGCGCCACCGGCTCGACCTCACGGTGGTCAACCCGCTCGCCGACCCGACCTGGCGCTTCATGACGCTGGACTGGGACGGGAAGATCCGGATGGACTGCTCGTCGCCGTACGCCATGGCCTCCCTGATCGAGCGCCGCGACGCCTACACCATCGCCACCGGCAACGACGCCGACGCCGACCGGCACGGCATCGTCACCCCCGACGGCGGACTGATGAACCCCAACCACTACCTCGCCGTCGCGATCCGCTACCTCTACGCGCACCGCGAGGGCTGGCCCGCCGCCGCCGGCATCGGCAAGACCCTGGTCTCCTCCTCCATGATCGACCGCGTCGCCGCCGATCTCGGGCGGCAACTGGTCGAGGTCCCGGTGGGCTTCAAGTGGTTCGTGGACGGTCTGTTCGGCGGCACACTGGGATTCGGCGGCGAGGAGTCCGCGGGAGCGTCCTTCCTGCGCCGCGACGGCCGTGTGTGGACCACCGACAAGGACGGAATCCTGCTCGCCCTGCTCGCGTCGGAGATCACCGCCGTCACGGGCTCCACCCCCTCCCAGCACTACGGCGAACTCACCGCCAGGTTCGGCGATCCGGCCTACGCCCGGGTCGACGCCCCGGCGACCCGTGAGGAGAAGGCGGTGCTGGCCCGGCTCTCCCCGGAGCAGGTCACGGCCGACACGCTGGCCGGGGAACCGATCACGGCCGTGCTCACCGAGGCGCCCGGCAACGGCGCGGCCGTCGGGGGACTCAAGGTCTGCACCGACAGCGCGTGGTTCGCCGCGCGCCCGTCGGGCACGGAGGAGGTCTACAAGGTGTACGCGGAGAGCTTCCAGGGGGCCGAGCACCTGGCGAGGGTCCAGGACGAGGCCCGCGCCCTGGTCTCCGACGCACTCGGCGCCGGCTGACGTCGGGGCGGGCGCACCCGGCACCGCGTGCGCCCGCCCCCGCCGGACGGGCTTTCAGCCGCGGCCGCGGAACGCCCGGAGAATCTCTTCGGCGGCCAGCGTGGCCGTCAACTCGCCTTCCCGGACACGCTGTTCGACCTCCGGTGTCAGGGCGCGCACCGCCGGGTGGCCGCGCAGGCCGTCCAGCAGCTCGTCGCGGACCATCGCCCAGGTCCAGTCCACCTGCTGCTCGCGGCGCTTGGCCGACAGACGCCCGGTGGACTCGAGGAGCGTACGGTGCTGCTCCAGCTGCTCCCACAGGGCGTCCAGCCCGGTCGACTCCCTTGCGCTGCACGTCAGCACCGGGGGAGTCCAGGCCGCGTCCACCGGGTGCATCAGCCGCAGCGCTCCCGCCAGTTCACGCGCCGCCGCGCGGGCGTCGCGTTCGTGCGGGCCGTCGGCCTTGTTGACCGCGATGGCGTCGGCCAGCTCCAGGACGCCCTTCTTGATGCCCTGCAGCTGGTCTCCGGTACGGGCCAGCGTGAGCAGCAGGAAGGTGTCGACCATGTTGGCGACCGCCGTCTCCGACTGCCCGACGCCGACCGTCTCCACCAGCACCACGTCGTAGCCCGCCGCCTCCATCACCACGATGGACTCCCGGGTCGCCTTGGCCACTCCGCCGAGCGTCCCCGCGGTGGGGGAGGGGCGTACGAACGCCCGCGCGTCCACCGCCAGCCGCTCCATCCGGGTCTTGTCGCCCAGGATCGAACCGCCCGTCCGGCTGGAC
Proteins encoded in this window:
- the pgm gene encoding phosphoglucomutase (alpha-D-glucose-1,6-bisphosphate-dependent): MVHERAGQPAQPGDLVDVARLVTAYYTVHPDPAEPGQRVAFGTSGHRGSALAAAFNEDHIAATTQAICDYRERQGTDGPLFLGADTHALSEPARITAVEVLAANGATVLIDSDDGYTPTPAVSHAILTYNRDRTGGLADGIVVTPSHNPPADGGFKYNPPHGGPAGSDATSWIQDRANALIEGGLKEVRRIPYARALAADTTGRHDFLTGYVDDLPAVLDLDAVRDAGIRIGADPLGGASVAYWGRIAERHRLDLTVVNPLADPTWRFMTLDWDGKIRMDCSSPYAMASLIERRDAYTIATGNDADADRHGIVTPDGGLMNPNHYLAVAIRYLYAHREGWPAAAGIGKTLVSSSMIDRVAADLGRQLVEVPVGFKWFVDGLFGGTLGFGGEESAGASFLRRDGRVWTTDKDGILLALLASEITAVTGSTPSQHYGELTARFGDPAYARVDAPATREEKAVLARLSPEQVTADTLAGEPITAVLTEAPGNGAAVGGLKVCTDSAWFAARPSGTEEVYKVYAESFQGAEHLARVQDEARALVSDALGAG
- a CDS encoding glycosyltransferase family 4 protein → MLQKSCTDRSRLTVLHLVQPVEGGVARVVTDLVAAQVRAGLRPVVACPPDGALAAGASTAGARVRAWPAERAPGPGLGREVVTADRLIRACAPDVVHAHSAKAGLAGRLAVRGRVPTVFQPHAWSFEALEGRAARLAAAWERFGARWSDRILCVSESERGAGQRAGITARWSVIHNGIDLGRFRPGGEDAGMSARSSLPLLEGIPADVPLVVCVGRLSRQKGQDVLLRAWRTAAVTGARLVLVGDGPHGDELRRTAPPGVLFAGAATDVRPWIHAADLLVLPSRWEGMALAPLEAMACGTPVLLTDVDGARESLPPGQLSHCLVPPDDPPALAAALTALLGDPVLRAELGSTAQSRTRAVFDVSRTAGAVLNLYEELVGQSRSTTRRRTER
- the meaB gene encoding methylmalonyl Co-A mutase-associated GTPase MeaB; translation: MARIEIDIDAYAKGVLDGKRAFVARAITLVESTRPDHRVQAQRLLSELLPRSGRARRIGISGVPGVGKSTFIDALGTLLTGLGHRVAVLAVDPSSSRTGGSILGDKTRMERLAVDARAFVRPSPTAGTLGGVAKATRESIVVMEAAGYDVVLVETVGVGQSETAVANMVDTFLLLTLARTGDQLQGIKKGVLELADAIAVNKADGPHERDARAAARELAGALRLMHPVDAAWTPPVLTCSARESTGLDALWEQLEQHRTLLESTGRLSAKRREQQVDWTWAMVRDELLDGLRGHPAVRALTPEVEQRVREGELTATLAAEEILRAFRGRG